A genomic region of Fodinisporobacter ferrooxydans contains the following coding sequences:
- a CDS encoding hydroxyacid-oxoacid transhydrogenase: MRNTWEFFSTQQIVFGNGAVHRLPAIIAKFKAKRIFLITDPGIKHAGIADRILSILKSRDLEVAVYDQAIPEPPVQTALDCYEFAKSRMDTDLIIGLGGGSSIDLAKVTALLMAYGGHPTEYFGENKVPGPIAPLIAIPTTAGTGSEVTSVSVLADTANNLKVGISDNYLRPAVALLDPELTVGLPPYVTACSGIDALAHAVEAYTAKSYPYIQAEGDILFQGALPISDALALEAIELVAKNLTLAVQQGSNLEARKNMLLASLLAGMAFSNAGTALAHALAYPIGGLCKSPHGELTGLLLPYVMEYNAAVETEKMIKIARAFDVQLNGLDRHDAALSASQAVLRLVEEIGLPTRISQIGIQEAAIPEIAEKTLGISRLVRNNPRVPTQKGLEELLRRAF; this comes from the coding sequence ATGCGCAATACTTGGGAATTTTTCTCGACGCAGCAAATCGTATTCGGCAATGGCGCCGTCCACCGCTTGCCGGCGATTATCGCCAAATTCAAAGCGAAACGAATCTTTTTGATTACAGACCCTGGAATCAAACATGCAGGGATTGCCGATCGGATCCTTTCCATTTTAAAAAGCCGTGATCTGGAAGTTGCCGTATACGATCAAGCGATTCCAGAACCGCCTGTGCAGACTGCGCTGGATTGTTACGAATTTGCCAAATCCCGAATGGATACGGATCTCATCATCGGTCTCGGCGGCGGCAGCAGCATCGATCTGGCGAAAGTAACGGCGTTGTTGATGGCATACGGCGGGCATCCAACCGAGTATTTCGGAGAAAATAAGGTACCAGGTCCCATCGCGCCGTTGATCGCCATCCCGACAACAGCGGGCACCGGTTCGGAAGTCACATCTGTTTCTGTGCTTGCAGACACCGCAAACAACCTGAAAGTCGGCATATCCGACAACTATTTGCGGCCGGCAGTGGCTTTGTTGGATCCGGAATTGACAGTCGGATTGCCGCCATATGTGACCGCTTGTTCCGGAATCGATGCATTGGCGCATGCCGTTGAAGCATATACCGCGAAGAGTTATCCATACATCCAGGCAGAAGGAGATATCCTTTTCCAGGGAGCGCTTCCAATCAGCGATGCATTGGCGCTTGAAGCGATCGAATTGGTCGCAAAAAATTTGACATTGGCAGTACAACAAGGAAGCAACCTGGAAGCCAGAAAAAACATGTTGTTAGCCAGCCTCCTCGCCGGCATGGCGTTTTCCAATGCCGGAACTGCTCTTGCACACGCCCTCGCCTATCCGATCGGCGGCTTATGCAAGTCTCCGCATGGAGAATTGACAGGCTTATTGCTGCCGTATGTGATGGAATACAATGCTGCAGTAGAAACGGAGAAAATGATCAAAATCGCCCGTGCGTTTGATGTGCAATTGAACGGATTGGATCGCCATGATGCAGCGCTTTCTGCATCTCAAGCAGTTCTTCGGCTTGTAGAAGAAATCGGATTGCCGACACGCATTTCACAAATTGGCATACAAGAAGCGGCGATTCCGGAAATCGCTGAAAAAACGTTGGGAATCTCCCGCCTCGTCCGGAACAACCCGCGTGTGCCGACGCAAAAAGGGTTGGAAGAACTGTTGCGAAGAGCTTTTTAA
- a CDS encoding LCP family protein has translation MKKKLAVKIVSVLSLAILGIVGYYGYHVYRFTKAIQVKSSAHGATETWTGGRVNILLIGGDARPGEKAANSDSMIVLSVDPKTKQAQMFSVMRDTWWKIPGNGYEKINAGNLIGGPQLAVKTVENFLDIPINYYVETNFAGFKKMVDILGGVDINVDENMNYDDPTDGTSIHLKKGEQHLDGTQALNYVRFRHDAMGDFNRTKRQREFLKALAVKSESTIGLLKLPQMLDALAPYVQTNMNGSDMLKIAYLVHGLNISNMKLAQVPPMNDILQRYLPQGGDVLIPNVLATREFVHQALGMHDTVTASAAEQSYWNMYSGNSAQTAAAQAVPAAAPQPSTNDVSKPANATPASNDAAASGASVKNPFANGSVPNNGSASNNDSVSISVSNDSGSNGPATNGSQATTQGATSPATKMNQATPAASSNSSAAGTRTATGTSGGTVAQGSNMPTSSAKQTNGSGSLNTNKTNPSVQSASKNSLTDNAGTSQDANTGANTPSAKTVASHG, from the coding sequence ATGAAAAAGAAATTGGCTGTAAAGATTGTTTCCGTCTTGAGCTTGGCTATACTTGGCATTGTTGGATATTATGGGTACCATGTGTATCGTTTTACCAAAGCAATTCAAGTGAAATCGTCGGCACATGGAGCAACGGAAACCTGGACAGGTGGGAGAGTCAATATTTTACTGATTGGCGGCGATGCAAGACCTGGAGAAAAGGCGGCCAATTCGGATTCGATGATCGTGTTAAGTGTCGATCCGAAAACGAAACAAGCGCAGATGTTTTCTGTCATGCGTGATACATGGTGGAAAATCCCCGGCAATGGATATGAAAAAATCAATGCCGGCAATTTGATTGGCGGTCCCCAATTGGCGGTAAAGACGGTAGAAAATTTTCTGGATATCCCGATCAATTATTATGTGGAAACCAACTTTGCAGGATTTAAAAAAATGGTTGATATTCTGGGCGGCGTTGATATCAATGTCGACGAAAACATGAATTACGACGACCCTACAGATGGAACAAGCATTCATTTGAAAAAGGGAGAACAGCATCTTGATGGAACACAAGCGTTGAACTATGTAAGATTTCGCCATGACGCCATGGGAGATTTTAATCGTACAAAACGCCAACGGGAGTTTTTGAAAGCATTGGCAGTCAAATCGGAGTCTACGATCGGTCTTTTGAAGTTGCCGCAGATGCTGGACGCACTTGCTCCTTATGTGCAAACAAATATGAACGGAAGCGACATGCTGAAAATCGCGTATCTTGTGCATGGCCTCAACATTTCCAACATGAAGCTGGCGCAAGTTCCGCCAATGAATGATATCCTGCAGCGATATTTGCCCCAAGGCGGCGATGTTCTGATTCCGAATGTTTTGGCAACGCGCGAATTCGTACACCAGGCACTGGGAATGCATGATACGGTAACAGCTTCAGCCGCGGAACAATCCTACTGGAATATGTATAGCGGCAATTCGGCACAAACGGCGGCAGCGCAGGCTGTGCCTGCTGCAGCACCACAGCCGTCAACAAATGATGTTTCAAAACCAGCGAATGCAACACCCGCATCGAATGATGCGGCAGCAAGTGGAGCAAGCGTGAAGAATCCATTTGCGAATGGGTCAGTGCCGAATAATGGCTCAGCATCGAATAACGATTCAGTGTCCATATCCGTATCGAATGATTCGGGTTCGAACGGCCCGGCGACGAATGGCTCGCAAGCAACAACGCAAGGAGCCACATCTCCCGCAACAAAAATGAATCAAGCAACCCCTGCTGCATCGTCAAATTCGAGTGCTGCGGGGACGAGAACAGCAACTGGAACTTCAGGCGGTACAGTTGCCCAAGGTTCAAATATGCCAACGTCTTCCGCCAAGCAAACAAACGGATCAGGATCCCTGAATACAAATAAAACCAATCCGTCTGTACAGTCTGCTTCTAAAAATTCATTGACTGATAATGCAGGGACAAGTCAGGACGCAAATACGGGAGCAAACACTCCTTCTGCAAAAACAGTTGCATCACACGGGTAA
- a CDS encoding DUF1232 domain-containing protein → MNEWERYGSCIRELLQQKNMTAEELVDFINQHGRITTNKTALSRIMTGKKMPSAAEAELLAQALEAPSLLEAYRLLQEYSTNNDPATALLFYESVDRVSNEDGAKEPITEPEIDYRLLYQILTKLYRSCLSHDVSTQVKDGFLSKLAQVRGFGEMLERLKIMYHCFLFGKSVSVQDRAWLAVAILYFISPIDLIPDYLLPYGYIDDSMVVGFVFYKLHSLLTE, encoded by the coding sequence GTGAATGAATGGGAACGATATGGTTCTTGTATCCGTGAACTCTTGCAGCAAAAAAACATGACAGCAGAAGAACTTGTAGACTTTATCAATCAACATGGAAGAATTACCACAAACAAAACAGCACTCTCCCGCATTATGACCGGGAAGAAAATGCCTTCCGCCGCGGAGGCGGAACTGCTTGCGCAAGCGTTGGAAGCACCGTCGCTTTTGGAAGCCTATCGACTCTTGCAGGAATACTCCACCAACAATGATCCTGCGACCGCCCTTTTATTTTATGAATCGGTAGATCGTGTGTCGAATGAAGATGGTGCAAAGGAGCCGATTACGGAGCCGGAAATCGACTATCGTTTGCTCTATCAAATCCTGACAAAGTTGTATCGGTCTTGTTTGTCCCATGACGTTTCGACACAAGTAAAAGACGGATTTTTAAGCAAATTGGCTCAGGTGCGCGGTTTTGGTGAAATGTTAGAGCGGCTTAAGATCATGTATCATTGTTTCCTTTTTGGCAAAAGCGTTTCCGTTCAAGATCGGGCATGGCTGGCGGTTGCGATATTATATTTTATTTCACCCATTGATTTGATTCCTGATTATCTTTTGCCGTATGGGTATATTGATGACTCGATGGTTGTTGGATTTGTATTTTACAAGCTGCATTCATTATTAACGGAATAA
- a CDS encoding magnesium transporter, which translates to MKFGTTFYLSRVVGNTIYTNDQKPIGKLLDMIVDLDSRRPKVIAIKIKNNGSIRIIDFSNVSITKKNQQYHIQCTALHDMELSKLHTLFLVKHVLDKQIVDMYGRKVVRVNDLRLVVLSNGTYTVAVDVGFEGFLRRLGVAKPLKELLKPFRITVPSNLLLWDEVEAIDFTNRGIKLSKSYAKLSTLHPSDLADILEDLDRSSQLAIFSSLDDEKAADVLEELETEVQVNVLESLSVEKAADMLEKMPADEVADILEELEAERANKILIEMEKEASAEVRELMGYPEKSVGSLMTTDFISFHETITVQEVFAELRRIKPEPDSVYYLYVVDHDGRLAANVSLRDLVVAEPEQPLHRIMNRDVISVYDDDDMDEIVERISKYNLLAIPVIDRTKVLVGTVIINDVFYDFIKSKRRK; encoded by the coding sequence ATGAAATTTGGCACGACATTTTATTTGAGCAGAGTTGTCGGCAATACCATTTATACAAATGATCAAAAACCAATTGGCAAATTGTTGGATATGATTGTTGATCTGGATTCCAGACGTCCCAAAGTTATCGCAATAAAAATCAAGAATAACGGCAGCATTCGGATCATCGATTTTTCAAACGTTTCGATCACAAAGAAGAATCAACAGTACCACATTCAATGCACTGCTTTGCATGACATGGAGCTTAGTAAGCTTCACACACTTTTTCTTGTAAAACATGTGCTGGATAAACAAATTGTGGACATGTATGGCAGAAAGGTTGTCAGGGTAAACGACTTGCGACTTGTCGTATTGTCAAATGGTACGTATACGGTCGCGGTCGATGTAGGATTTGAAGGTTTTTTACGCAGGCTTGGCGTGGCCAAGCCACTGAAAGAGTTGTTGAAACCATTTCGAATTACCGTTCCCAGCAACTTATTGCTGTGGGATGAGGTCGAAGCGATCGATTTTACAAATCGGGGAATCAAGCTCTCAAAAAGCTATGCCAAATTGTCCACTCTGCATCCTTCTGACTTGGCCGACATTTTAGAAGATTTGGATCGCTCCTCGCAACTCGCCATCTTCTCTTCCTTGGACGATGAGAAAGCGGCAGACGTGCTGGAAGAATTGGAAACGGAAGTACAAGTAAACGTACTGGAAAGCCTGTCTGTCGAAAAGGCAGCAGATATGCTGGAGAAAATGCCCGCCGATGAAGTTGCAGATATTTTGGAGGAGCTTGAAGCGGAGCGAGCAAACAAGATCTTAATCGAGATGGAAAAAGAAGCGTCTGCTGAAGTTCGAGAACTCATGGGATATCCCGAAAAGAGTGTCGGAAGTTTAATGACAACCGATTTTATCTCGTTTCATGAGACGATTACAGTACAGGAAGTGTTTGCTGAACTTAGAAGGATAAAGCCTGAACCAGACAGCGTGTATTATTTGTACGTGGTCGATCATGATGGCCGGCTCGCAGCGAATGTTTCCTTGCGGGACTTGGTGGTTGCCGAACCGGAACAACCTTTGCACAGGATTATGAATCGTGACGTGATTTCCGTATATGACGACGACGACATGGACGAAATCGTCGAGAGGATCTCAAAATACAACTTGCTTGCGATTCCTGTCATCGATCGGACAAAAGTACTTGTTGGAACAGTCATCATCAATGACGTGTTTTATGATTTCATCAAATCGAAACGGAGAAAATAG
- a CDS encoding Nramp family divalent metal transporter gives MRKNHSMWSKILTFMALLGPGIITGSVDNDAGGITTYSAAGAMYGYNMIWTLIPAFIVLLIVQEMNARMGIVTGKGLADLIRENAGVKVTFFIFIGLLFADISNTMTEFAGVAGSMEVFGVSKYIAIPLTAIGVWLLVVKGNYQFAEKIFLIFSVALLSYIFSALMGKPHWSEIGSAVIHPHVPVNFDSISMVIGLVGTTIAPWMQFYMQSAVIEKGLTPEDYKYTIWDIVVGCIATVVVAFFIMVACGSTLFVNGHGTQINDAKDAAVALKPFAGAMASQVFAFGLFIASIFSATILPVATAFYVCEAFGFEAGIEKKWKEAPQFYILYTIILILSASIILIPNAPLIAITLWSQRINGILLPIVLICMMLLVNNKEIMGKFTNKKWNNIIGWFTIFILVVLSLVLVVLSIF, from the coding sequence ATGAGAAAAAACCATAGCATGTGGTCAAAAATTCTGACTTTTATGGCCCTTCTTGGCCCTGGCATTATTACCGGAAGCGTGGATAATGATGCCGGCGGAATCACCACGTATTCGGCTGCAGGCGCCATGTACGGGTATAATATGATTTGGACATTGATCCCGGCTTTTATCGTTCTTTTAATTGTGCAGGAAATGAACGCAAGGATGGGGATTGTCACAGGAAAAGGCCTTGCCGACCTGATCCGGGAAAATGCGGGCGTAAAAGTAACATTTTTTATTTTTATCGGCCTGTTATTTGCCGACATCAGCAATACAATGACAGAGTTCGCCGGAGTTGCGGGAAGTATGGAGGTATTTGGAGTCAGCAAATATATCGCCATCCCGCTCACTGCCATCGGCGTTTGGCTGCTTGTGGTGAAAGGCAATTATCAATTTGCGGAAAAAATATTTTTGATTTTCAGTGTTGCACTGCTGTCCTATATTTTCTCTGCATTAATGGGAAAGCCTCATTGGTCGGAAATTGGTTCCGCTGTGATTCATCCACATGTACCGGTGAACTTTGATTCCATTTCGATGGTGATCGGATTAGTGGGAACAACGATTGCCCCGTGGATGCAGTTTTACATGCAATCGGCAGTGATCGAAAAAGGATTGACTCCCGAGGATTATAAATACACCATATGGGATATTGTAGTTGGCTGTATTGCAACGGTTGTTGTAGCTTTCTTTATCATGGTTGCATGCGGCTCCACTCTTTTTGTCAATGGCCATGGTACACAGATTAATGATGCAAAAGATGCCGCTGTCGCTTTGAAACCATTCGCTGGTGCAATGGCCTCGCAAGTGTTTGCTTTTGGCCTCTTTATTGCTTCCATATTTTCAGCAACCATTTTGCCTGTTGCCACTGCATTCTATGTTTGTGAAGCGTTCGGTTTTGAAGCGGGAATCGAAAAAAAATGGAAAGAAGCGCCTCAATTCTATATTTTGTATACCATTATTTTGATTCTTTCCGCAAGCATCATACTGATCCCAAATGCGCCGCTGATTGCCATTACTTTGTGGTCGCAAAGAATCAATGGGATCCTTTTGCCGATCGTATTAATATGTATGATGCTTTTGGTGAACAACAAAGAGATTATGGGCAAATTTACAAACAAGAAGTGGAACAATATCATCGGCTGGTTCACCATTTTTATTTTGGTTGTCTTATCGCTCGTCCTCGTTGTGTTATCTATTTTTTAG
- a CDS encoding bifunctional 2-keto-4-hydroxyglutarate aldolase/2-keto-3-deoxy-6-phosphogluconate aldolase, whose protein sequence is MKKWHVLNQIANQKVVAVLRGNSAEQVEQFANSCIQGGVKAIEITFTVPQALRCIERLAEQYADDDEVVIGAGTVLDAETARLAILAGAQFVVTPYLNEEVIKVCHRYQVPVMPGVMTIKDVVAALESGADIIKLFPGEMAGPKMISAIKGPIPQASLMPTGGVNLENIQEWFAAGAIAVGIGGDLTREALKTGNYDSIMEKAQAYKAKAAEC, encoded by the coding sequence GTGAAAAAATGGCATGTTTTGAATCAGATTGCCAATCAGAAGGTTGTCGCCGTATTGCGGGGGAATTCTGCAGAGCAGGTGGAACAGTTTGCGAATTCCTGCATCCAAGGCGGGGTCAAGGCGATTGAGATTACGTTTACAGTCCCGCAAGCGCTCCGTTGCATTGAGAGATTGGCAGAGCAGTATGCGGACGACGATGAAGTAGTGATTGGAGCAGGCACAGTATTGGATGCTGAGACGGCGAGGCTGGCCATTCTTGCCGGAGCGCAGTTTGTCGTAACACCATACTTGAATGAGGAAGTCATAAAAGTTTGCCATCGCTATCAAGTGCCTGTGATGCCGGGAGTGATGACAATCAAAGATGTGGTGGCAGCATTAGAAAGCGGCGCCGATATCATCAAGTTGTTTCCGGGAGAGATGGCAGGCCCGAAGATGATCTCCGCCATCAAAGGCCCGATTCCGCAAGCGAGCCTGATGCCCACTGGCGGCGTCAATCTGGAAAACATACAGGAATGGTTTGCGGCAGGCGCTATCGCCGTTGGAATTGGCGGTGATTTGACGAGAGAAGCGTTGAAAACCGGGAATTATGACAGTATTATGGAAAAAGCGCAAGCGTACAAAGCGAAAGCGGCTGAATGTTGA
- a CDS encoding sugar kinase, with protein MPELITFGESMVLLTPPNIGALEDAGVFIRSMGGAESNFAIGAARLGASVGWFSRLGKDPFGMYMLKKIRGEGVDTSRVVFDPSYPTALMLKELKATGNPNVYYYRRGSAFSQMSPRDLDESYIAEAKILHITGITPALSDGCRETVFAALEMAKRNGTKVSFDPNIRLKLWSIEAARKVLFEIASRCDYFLPGEEELKLLFDTDEREQWIKRIIEMGVPCTVVKLGEEGCMLFENGHGTPIPGYTVARVVDTVGAGDGFAAGFLSSVLRGLSLDKAANAANAVGARCVTFHGDMEGLPTFEELATFMGTRGSEVER; from the coding sequence ATGCCAGAACTGATTACATTTGGAGAAAGCATGGTATTGCTGACGCCGCCGAACATTGGCGCACTTGAGGATGCGGGCGTGTTTATACGCTCCATGGGGGGAGCCGAGTCCAATTTTGCCATTGGGGCGGCAAGACTTGGGGCTTCCGTAGGCTGGTTCAGCCGTTTGGGAAAAGACCCTTTTGGCATGTATATGCTAAAAAAAATACGTGGGGAAGGTGTGGATACATCCAGGGTGGTATTTGACCCGTCCTATCCAACTGCGCTCATGTTGAAAGAGCTGAAAGCAACAGGCAATCCGAATGTCTATTATTACCGCAGAGGTTCGGCATTTAGCCAAATGAGTCCTCGGGATTTGGATGAATCCTACATTGCCGAAGCAAAAATCCTTCATATTACCGGGATCACGCCTGCGCTTAGCGACGGCTGTCGGGAAACAGTCTTTGCGGCACTGGAAATGGCCAAACGCAACGGGACAAAGGTCAGTTTTGATCCGAACATTCGCCTGAAGCTGTGGTCAATCGAAGCGGCGCGCAAGGTTCTTTTCGAAATCGCATCGCGTTGCGATTACTTTTTACCTGGTGAAGAAGAGTTGAAACTGCTGTTTGACACAGATGAGCGGGAACAATGGATAAAACGCATCATCGAAATGGGTGTGCCCTGTACCGTTGTCAAGCTGGGGGAAGAAGGGTGCATGCTGTTTGAAAATGGTCATGGTACTCCGATCCCCGGATATACCGTTGCCCGAGTGGTCGATACGGTTGGCGCCGGCGATGGATTTGCGGCAGGATTTTTGTCTTCCGTCCTGCGCGGCTTGAGTTTGGACAAAGCGGCAAACGCGGCAAATGCCGTTGGCGCTCGCTGTGTCACATTCCATGGGGATATGGAAGGATTGCCGACATTTGAGGAACTTGCAACATTTATGGGCACACGAGGATCCGAAGTGGAACGTTAA
- a CDS encoding UxaA family hydrolase, which translates to MNQDFIQIHPSDNVFVALRDVSMGENIHFNNVEIEVLENIPKGHKMAIREIPNGEDVIKYGYSIGKSLQRIMPGSWVHVQNLKSGLKGVLEYTYESAPAQASAQSDSPINPRTFMGFVRDNGEVGIRNEIWVINTVGCINKTCEAVVRMANQQFKDRSFDGVYHFPHPFGCSQLGDDLKHTQLILSSLVNHPNAAGILVIGLGCENNHIAEFKKVLGAYDPRRVKFLSAQSEQDEIEAALAQMEELVAYAETFSRQPVPVSKLKVGLKCGGSDGFSGITANPLVGAFSDLLVSHGGTTILTEVPEMFGAETILMNRAATETVFEDTVQLINGFKEYFLSHGQEVYENPSPGNKEGGITTLEEKSLGCTQKGGTSQVVDVTSYGKRVQKQGLNLLQAPGNDLVSVTALTAAGAHIVLFTTGRGTPFGGPVPTVKISTNTALYERKPNWIDFNAGQLIDGVSMNQLKADFLEYVLQVASGERVTNNEKNGYREIAIFKDGVIL; encoded by the coding sequence ATGAATCAAGATTTTATTCAAATACATCCATCGGATAACGTGTTTGTAGCTTTGCGGGATGTTTCAATGGGTGAAAACATTCATTTTAACAACGTCGAAATTGAAGTATTAGAGAATATTCCCAAAGGACATAAAATGGCGATTCGCGAGATTCCAAATGGCGAAGATGTCATCAAATATGGGTATTCCATCGGGAAATCTCTGCAACGAATTATGCCGGGATCCTGGGTTCATGTGCAGAATCTGAAAAGCGGATTAAAAGGCGTGCTGGAGTATACCTATGAGTCTGCTCCGGCTCAGGCATCTGCACAATCCGATTCTCCAATCAATCCAAGAACGTTTATGGGGTTTGTGCGAGACAATGGAGAAGTCGGAATTCGAAACGAGATTTGGGTCATCAATACGGTCGGCTGCATCAATAAAACATGTGAAGCCGTTGTACGCATGGCGAATCAACAATTCAAGGATCGTTCTTTCGATGGCGTGTATCATTTTCCACACCCGTTTGGCTGCTCCCAATTAGGTGACGACTTAAAGCATACGCAATTGATTCTTTCAAGCTTGGTCAATCATCCGAATGCCGCCGGAATTCTCGTGATCGGCTTGGGATGCGAGAATAACCATATCGCCGAATTTAAAAAAGTGTTAGGAGCATATGATCCTAGACGGGTGAAGTTCCTCTCCGCACAAAGTGAGCAAGATGAGATCGAAGCCGCTCTGGCACAGATGGAGGAATTGGTCGCATACGCAGAGACATTTTCCAGACAACCCGTTCCCGTCAGCAAACTGAAAGTCGGTTTAAAATGCGGCGGGTCGGATGGATTTTCAGGCATTACGGCAAATCCTTTGGTTGGCGCATTCTCCGATCTGCTTGTAAGTCATGGAGGTACGACGATTTTAACGGAAGTGCCAGAGATGTTCGGCGCGGAAACGATTCTGATGAACCGTGCGGCAACCGAAACCGTATTCGAAGATACCGTTCAGTTAATCAACGGGTTTAAGGAATACTTTCTGTCGCATGGACAGGAAGTGTATGAAAATCCGTCACCCGGAAATAAAGAAGGCGGCATCACCACATTAGAAGAAAAATCTCTAGGCTGTACACAAAAGGGCGGAACGAGTCAAGTCGTCGATGTGACTTCCTACGGCAAACGCGTACAAAAACAGGGGTTGAATTTGCTGCAAGCGCCGGGAAATGATTTGGTCTCGGTAACTGCCCTGACGGCAGCAGGTGCGCACATTGTGTTATTTACAACCGGTCGCGGAACTCCTTTTGGCGGCCCTGTCCCGACTGTCAAAATCTCCACAAACACGGCGTTATATGAAAGAAAACCCAATTGGATCGACTTTAATGCCGGACAGCTTATTGATGGAGTTTCCATGAATCAATTGAAAGCGGACTTCTTAGAATATGTCTTGCAAGTGGCATCCGGTGAAAGAGTTACAAACAACGAAAAAAATGGATATCGGGAAATCGCGATTTTTAAAGATGGCGTCATTTTGTAA
- a CDS encoding tagaturonate reductase produces MDRLNRELAVAGQLLSSNVDYLSLPEKVLQFGEGNFLRGFVDWMIHELNKNQVFNGRIVAVQPTPHGKVVPKLNAQDGLYTVALRGIQNGEVVDTREVVSSISRGINPYADWGKVLDAAADPNIEVVVSNTTESGLKYMQENFYADQSPVSFPAKLTACMFHRFQVCNGNPSMGWFIIPCELVEDNGDVLRDLVLAIAEDWKLPGRFKEWVVDHNFFCNTLVDRIVTGFPRNNPETFQEELGYEDELLTAGEPYHLFVLDGNDGIQEKLPFHKVGLHVHWGDVTPFRELKVKILNGAHTLICPAGFLSGKETVQEVMSDPNFEAFVKKGMYEEILPVLQFADGTKNEFAASVLDRFRNPFNPHHLLDISLNSIAKFKTRLLPTLVQYVEKFADIPAAIAYSLASLIYFYKSVRAEDGQFTGNCIQGEYLIRDNKEVQQFFYDTWNDSENMIVLVDKVLSNETLWDMDLLAIPGLKEAVLSHLEHIANGGIDIAAVL; encoded by the coding sequence ATGGACAGGTTGAATCGGGAGTTAGCTGTTGCCGGCCAACTTCTCTCTTCGAATGTAGATTATCTAAGCCTTCCGGAAAAAGTTCTGCAGTTTGGCGAAGGGAATTTTTTGCGAGGATTTGTGGATTGGATGATCCATGAATTAAATAAAAATCAAGTATTCAATGGCAGAATTGTTGCAGTGCAGCCGACCCCGCATGGGAAGGTTGTGCCAAAACTAAATGCACAAGATGGACTTTACACAGTCGCTTTACGCGGAATACAGAATGGGGAAGTCGTCGATACAAGAGAAGTCGTCTCTTCCATTTCTCGTGGAATCAATCCATATGCAGATTGGGGAAAGGTTTTGGATGCGGCCGCAGACCCGAATATCGAAGTGGTAGTTTCCAATACTACAGAATCAGGTTTGAAGTATATGCAAGAAAATTTTTATGCGGATCAATCTCCCGTTTCATTTCCAGCGAAACTTACCGCTTGCATGTTTCATAGATTTCAAGTATGCAATGGGAATCCCAGCATGGGCTGGTTCATTATCCCGTGTGAACTCGTTGAAGATAATGGGGACGTTCTAAGGGATTTGGTGCTTGCAATTGCCGAAGATTGGAAGCTGCCGGGTCGTTTTAAGGAATGGGTAGTCGACCATAATTTTTTCTGCAATACATTGGTGGATCGTATTGTGACAGGGTTTCCTCGAAATAATCCGGAAACGTTTCAAGAGGAACTTGGCTACGAGGATGAGTTGCTGACGGCCGGTGAACCGTATCATTTATTTGTGCTTGATGGAAATGATGGGATACAAGAAAAACTCCCCTTCCACAAAGTCGGTTTACATGTGCATTGGGGAGATGTTACGCCATTTCGTGAATTGAAAGTGAAAATTTTAAATGGAGCACATACTTTGATCTGTCCGGCAGGGTTTCTAAGCGGCAAAGAGACAGTCCAAGAGGTGATGAGCGATCCAAACTTCGAGGCATTTGTAAAAAAGGGAATGTATGAGGAGATTTTACCTGTCCTGCAGTTCGCGGACGGCACGAAAAACGAGTTTGCCGCATCTGTCCTCGATCGCTTTAGAAACCCGTTTAATCCACATCACTTGCTTGATATATCGTTGAATAGCATAGCGAAGTTTAAAACACGACTCTTGCCCACACTTGTTCAATATGTAGAAAAGTTTGCTGACATACCGGCCGCGATTGCGTACTCTTTGGCTTCCCTGATCTATTTTTATAAAAGTGTTCGAGCGGAGGATGGACAATTCACAGGGAATTGTATTCAAGGAGAATATTTGATCCGCGATAATAAAGAGGTTCAGCAATTTTTTTATGATACATGGAACGATAGTGAAAACATGATCGTACTGGTTGATAAAGTTTTATCAAATGAAACGTTATGGGATATGGATTTACTAGCGATTCCCGGATTAAAAGAAGCTGTTCTGTCACATCTGGAACATATCGCAAACGGTGGCATTGATATCGCTGCTGTTTTATAG
- a CDS encoding TRAP transporter large permease subunit, producing MLNLGIGLLHPPVGSEPFVGCSIGGISMEQSFKAMLPLLGILLIVLLGITYIPGITMALPHLFVH from the coding sequence ATGTTAAATCTCGGGATTGGCTTGCTGCACCCTCCGGTCGGAAGCGAACCTTTTGTCGGTTGCTCGATTGGCGGAATTTCCATGGAACAAAGCTTTAAGGCGATGCTGCCGCTCTTGGGAATTTTATTGATTGTTTTGCTTGGGATTACCTATATCCCAGGGATTACGATGGCTTTGCCACATTTATTTGTACATTGA